In one window of Meleagris gallopavo isolate NT-WF06-2002-E0010 breed Aviagen turkey brand Nicholas breeding stock chromosome 4, Turkey_5.1, whole genome shotgun sequence DNA:
- the SLC10A4 gene encoding sodium/bile acid cotransporter 4 has translation PLSQGLSVLVGLALCVTMLGLGCAVELGQLGRQLRRPVGVLLALLGQFVAMPLVAFLLALIFALDEVAAVAVLLCGCCPGGNLSNLMSVLVDGDMTLSIIMTVSSTLLALLLMPLCLWLYSRPWIHTALVRLLPLGAVSLTLGSTLLPIGVGVLIRYRYPRAADLLVKVSLWSLLVTLVILFILTGTMLGPDLLAHIPASVYAIAVLMPLTGYALGYGLATLFRMPPHCRRTVSLETGCQNVQLCTAILKLTFPPQLVGGMYMFPLLYALFQAAEAGLFVLAYKVYGRDGPKQEMLGEEEDTDISYRKLKEEEVPDASYGTVTTEELGAAPTETAQTAL, from the exons CCGCTGAGCCAGGGGCTGAGCGTGCTGGTGGGGCTGGCGCTGTGCGTGACcatgctggggctgggctgcgCCGTGGAGCTGGGACAGCTGGGGAGGCAGCTGCGGCGCCCCGTGGGGGTGCTGCTGGCGCTGCTGGGGCAGTTCGTGGCCATGCCGCTGGTCGCCTTCCTACTCGCCCTCATCTTCGCGCTGGACGAGGTGGCGGCCGTGGCGGTGCTGCTGTGCGGCTGCTGCCCCGGGGGGAATCTCTCCAACCTCATGTCGGTGCTCGTCGACGGCGACATGACCCTCAG CATCATCATGACCGTCTCCTCCACGCTGCTGGCGCTGCTCCTGATGCCGCTGTGCCTGTGGCTGTACAGCCGGCCCTGGATCCACACGGCGCTGGTGCGACTGCTGCCCCTGGGAGCCGTGAGCCTGACGCTGGGCAGCACGCTGCTCCCCATCGGCGTGGGGGTGCTCATCCGCTACCGGTACCCCCGCGCTGCCGACCTCCTGGTCAAG GTCTCGCTGTGGTCCCTCTTAGTGACTCTGGTGATCCTCTTCATCTTGACTGGCACCATGCTGGGGCCCGACCTGCTGGCGCACATCCCCGCCTCTGTCTATGCCATCGCCGTGCTGATGCCGCTGACGGGGTACGCCCTGGGATATGGTTTGGCCACTCTCTTCAGAATGCCCCCGCACTGCCGAAGAACGGTGTCGCTGGAGACAGGCTGCCAGAACGTTCAGCTCTGCACCGCCATCCTCAAGCTCACCTTCCCCCCGCAGCTGGTGGGTGGCATGTACATGTTCCCCCTGCTCTACGCGCTCTTCCAGGCAGCAGAAGCGGGGCTCTTTGTGCTGGCCTACAAGGTGTACGGCAGAGACGGCCCCAAGCAGGAGATGCTGGGCGAGGAGGAGGACACAGACATCTCCTACAGGaagctgaaggaggaggaggtaCCCGATGCCTCCTATGGCACGGTGACCACTGAGGAGCTCGGTGCTGCTCCAACTGAGACGGCACAGACAGCACTGTAG